One genomic region from Mangifera indica cultivar Alphonso chromosome 17, CATAS_Mindica_2.1, whole genome shotgun sequence encodes:
- the LOC123199894 gene encoding putative disease resistance RPP13-like protein 1 isoform X2 gives MVAELFLSAFLQVLFDRLAPTELPKFAVPEGFHSTLEEWKYTLKMIEALLDDAEKKQLTDGAVKLWLDDLKDLAYDVDDILDEFATDALSHKLVAEDQAGTSSVPSWLSAGFNQIITLSRSIMPNDRMESKIKDITCRMERLFELRTKLGLENIAGRSSSTGQQRGPPTTSLPTESAVYGRDEDKTKIIEMMSTAESSGANFLVIPIVGMGGLGKTTLARLVYNDEAMKDFKFDKKAWVCVSDDSDILRISKAILEDITRSPCDLTDLNPVQLQLKKAIAGERFLLVLDDVWNSDDDFWENLKSPFMAGAIGSKIIVTTRDENVASTAAPGGGYYKLKVLSDHGCWSVFKEHAFRGRVSGEVPNLELIRQKVVEKCQGLPLAARTLGGLLRSQRYDDSWIDTLNSKIWDLHDGNKILPVLRLSYHHLPAHLKRCFAYCSILPKGYEFAEKELVFLWMAEGLIKESKNHTQLEDLGCEYFRDLVARSIFLQSSAHDSKFIMHDLVNDLAEWASGEASFRMEDGLVANEQTKNFVRVRHYSYSSIRYDGRKKFVDFNEFKQLRTFLRVFLHDRFFYSHYIPNLVLPDLLLRLQKLRVLSLKRYYIEKIPDSIGKLKHLRYLDLSYTRIKTLPKSTSSLFNLQSLILEGCSCLMKLPDMRHLINVRHLNVRYVNKIKEMPLGIKKLKCLRTLSNFIVGENTGSCLKDLKDLKFLTGRLCISGLVNVTNSQDIREPILSDKEGIEVLSLEWGYDVDGSRDETGEERVLNMLRPHANIKEFTVKGYCGMNFPSWMGDSSFSNMIVLRLEGCVNCTSLPSLGELSSLKDLTIKGMTKIVSIGFGFYGESNSKAFQSLETLCFEDLPEWNHWEPLKESEQAGIYPCLLRKLSIVKCPKLTGILPENLPSLEELEIRECPQLLVNSSRHHPTHGYLQKDADKEAMGSNLVGCNSLASVTPEKNSEFGNWIKKGCQKVERLSIMGCEKLICLWVNEISLEKPPQGLHCFISLKRLCIEDCPTLVSFPELSVFPNLSSLVIRECYMLTSLPEGMKHGNTGLKSLWIEECDSLTFIVKGQLPPSLESLTVSNCEKLQILFDDTEDISLPSSSMMQNAFLSNTRTSALVCLDIADCPSLTALSSRGQLPVSLRSLYIDHCLKLASIAERFDNNMSLCCIYVLNCKNLSSLPRGLYNLNCLQRLEVTDCPNLVCFPEGGLPNTNLSIFFSGCEKLKELPEGFHNLSCLEDFFVDGCPSIKSFPVEGFPGNLRSLSVLGNPEIYKSLKEWGLHKLTCLTSLNICGCPGVVSFPEDEMGMMLPTSLIVLVVEEFPNLKYLSSRGFQDLTSLRTLVINNCPQLSSFPEGLTSSLLDLRINYCPLLKERCTRDKGREWSKIANVSYVIIDNKTIYDLEEEE, from the exons ATGGTGGCGGAGCTCTTTCTTTCTGCGTTTCTTCAGGTGCTGTTTGACAGGCTGGCGCCCACGGAGTTGCCGAAATTTGCCGTTCCGGAGGGGTTTCATTCAACGCTCGAGGAATGGAAATATACGTTGAAGATGATCGAAGCATTACTCGATGATGCCGAGAAGAAGCAACTGACGGACGGGGCTGTGAAATTGTGGCTGGACGATCTGAAAGACTTGGCTTATGATGTGGATGACATACTAGATGAGTTTGCAACTGATGCTTTAAGCCACAAGTTAGTGGCTGAAGATCAGGCTGGCACTAGTTCGGTTCCGAGCTGGCTTTCTGCTGGCTTCAACCAAATCATTACTTTGAGCCGAAGTATTATGCCGAATGATAGAATGGAGTCAAAGATAAAAGATATCACTTGCCGGATGGAACGACTCTTTGAACTAAGAACTAAACTTGGATTGGAGAATATTGCTGGACGGTCGTCCTCTACTGGACAACAACGAGGTCCACCAACTACAAGTTTGCCAACTGAATCTGCTGTTTACGGCAGAGATGAAGATAAAACCAAAATAATCGAAATGATGTCAACTGCTGAATCAAGTGGAGCCAACTTCCTTGTTATTCCCATTGTTGGCATGGGAGGCCTTGGCAAAACAACCCTTGCCCGGCTTGTGTATAATGACGAGGCAATGAAAGATTTCAAGTTTGACAAAAAAGCATGGGTTTGTGTCTCTGACGATTCCGATATTTTGAGAATCTCAAAAGCAATTCTCGAGGACATAACTCGCTCACCTTGTGATTTGACGGATCTAAATCCAGTGCAGCTTCAACTAAAAAAGGCAATTGCTGGTGAAAGGTTCTTGCTGGTTTTGGATGATGTCTGGAACAGTGATGATGACTTCTGGGAAAATTTGAAATCTCCCTTTATGGCTGGAGCAATTGGAAGTAAGATCATTGTGACCACACGCGATGAAAACGTTGCATCAACAGCAGCCCCCGGTGGTGGCTATTACAAGTTAAAAGTTCTATCAGACCATGGTTGCTGGTCCGTTTTCAAGGAGCATGCATTTCGAGGAAGAGTTAGTGGTGAAGTTCCAAATTTAGAGCTGATTCGTCAGAAAGTAGTTGAAAAGTGCCAAGGTTTGCCGTTGGCAGCAAGGACTCTTGGTGGCCTTCTACGCTCACAGAGGTATGATGATAGTTGGATTGATACACTGAACAGCAAAATTTGGGATTTACATGATGGAAATAAGATACTACCTGTTTTGAGGCTAAGCTATCACCACCTTCCTGCACATCTCAAGAGATGTTTTGCTTATTGTTCAATTCTACCGAAAGGTTATGAATTTGCAGAAAAAGAACTTGTCTTTTTATGGATGGCGGAAGGTCTTATTAAAGAATCAAAAAATCACACACAATTGGAAGATTTGGGTTGTGAGTATTTTCGTGATCTTGTTGCAAGGTCAATTTTTCTACAGTCAAGTGCTCATGATTCTAAATTTATAATGCATGACCTTGTCAACGATTTGGCGGAATGGGCGTCTGGAGAAGCAAGTTTTAGGATGGAAGATGGACTGGTTGCAAACGagcaaacaaaaaattttgtaaggGTACGCCATTATTCTTATAGTTCTATTCGATATGATGGTAGAAAGAAATTTGTGGATTTCAATGAGTTCAAGCAGTTGAGAACTTTTCTCCGTGTATTCTTACATGATCGTTTTTTCTACTCTCATTATATACCAAATCTGGTACTCCCTGATCTGTTGTTAAGGTTACAAAAATTGAGGGTGTTGTCTTTAAAAAGGTATTATATCGAGAAGATTCCTGATTCAATTGGAAAATTGAAACACTTGAGATACCTTGATCTTTCTTACACTAGGATAAAAACTTTGCCCAAATCAACAAG TTCTCTATTCAACTTGCAAAGTTTGATCTTAGAAGGATGTTCTTGCCTCATGAAGTTACCTGACATGAGACACTTGATCAATGTACGTCATCTTAACGTTAGATATGTGAATAAGATAAAAGAGATGCCATTgggaataaaaaaattgaaatgtttaCGGACTTTGTCTAATTTTATTGTGGGTGAGAATACTGGATCTTGCTTAAAAGATTTGAAAGATTTAAAGTTTCTTACTGGGAGACTTTGCATTTCAGGATTAGTGAATGTAACTAATTCTCAAGACATCAGAGAACCCATATTAAGTGATAAAGAAGGTATAGAAGTACTGTCTTTAGAATGGGGGTATGATGTTGACGGCTCAAGAGATGAGACTGGAGAGGAAAGGGTACTTAACATGCTTCGACCACATGCAAATATAAAAGAGTTCACTGTTAAAGGCTACTGCGGTATGAATTTTCCATCTTGGATGGGAGATTCATCTTTTTCCAATATGATTGTTTTACGATTGGAGGGCTGTGTAAACTGTACATCTTTACCTTCTCTCGGAGAATTAAGCTCACTCAAAGATCTCACTATCAAAGGGATGACAAAAATAGTAAGTATTGGTTTTGGGTTTTATGGAGAGAGCAACTCAAAGGCTTTTCAGTCACTAGAGACTCTTTGTTTTGAAGATTTGCCAGAATGGAACCATTGGGAGCCATTGAAAGAAAGTGAGCAAGCTGGAATTTACCCGTGCCTCCTCCGCAAGCTTTCAATCGTCAAATGCCCCAAACTCACAGGAATATTACCTGAGAATCTTCCTTCCTTGGAGGAACTTGAAATTCGTGAATGCCCTCAATTGTTAGTGAATTCAAGCAGACATCATCCCACTCATGGCTACTTACAAAAGGATGCAGACAAAGAGGCAATGGGAAGTAATCTGGTTGGCTGCAATTCACTGGCCTCTGTGACTCCAGAAAAAAATTCGGAGTTCGGTAATTGGATAAAGAAAGGGTGTCAGAAAGTGGAACGACTAAGTATCATGGGTTGTGAGAAACTCATATGTTTGTGGGTGAATGAGATTTCTCTAGAGAAGCCTCCACAAGGGTTGCATTGCTTCATCTCCCTCAAAAGACTCTGTATTGAGGATTGCCCGACTCTTGTTTCATTTCCAGAGCTCAGTGTCTTTCCCAATCTAAGTTCACTTGTGATTAGAGAATGCTATATGCTAACTTCCTTACCAGAAGGAATGAAGCATGGCAATACTGGTCTTAAAAGTTTGTGGATCGAAGAATGTGATTCTCTGACATTCATTGTAAAGGGTCAGCTGCCTCCATCTCTGGAAAGTCTCACAGTATCAAATTGTGAGAAGTTGCAGATTTTGTTTGATGATACAGAGGATATTTCTCTTCCTTCATCTTCAATGATGCAAAATGCGTTCCTTAGCAACACCAGGACATCTGCACTTGTTTGCTTGGATATTGCCGACTGTCCATCTCTCACGGCTTTATCCTCAAGAGGACAGTTACCAGTTTCACTCAGATCTCTTTATATTGATCATTGCTTAAAGCTAGCATCAATAGCTGAGAGATTTGACAACAACATGTCTCTCTGTTGTATATACGTCTTGAATTGTAAAAATCTTAGTTCCTTGCCTCGGGGTCTATACAATCTTAACTGTCTTCAACGATTAGAAGTTACCGACTGTCCAAACCTTGTTTGCTTCCCTGAAGGCGGGCTTCCCAACACcaatttgagtatttttttCTCAGGATGTGAGAAACTTAAAGAGCTTCCTGAAGGCTTTCACAATCTCAGCTGTCTCGAAGATTTCTTTGTAGACGGATGTCCAAGTATCAAATCATTTCCAGTAGAAGGTTTTCCTGGCAACCTAAGATCACTTTCTGTTCTTGGTAATCCTGAAATCTATAAGAGTTTGAAGGAGTGGGGATTGCACAAGCTTACCTGCCTTACAAGTCTGAATATATGTGGATGTCCAGGTGTTGTATCTTTTCCAGAAGATGAGATGGGAATGATGCTGCCAACCTCTTTAATTGTCCTAGTCGTTGAAGAATTTCCAAACTTGAAATACTTATCTTCTAGGGGTTTTCAAGACCTAACTTCTCTTAGAACTTTGGTTATCAATAATTGCCCACAGCTTTCATCCTTTCCAGAGGGCCTGACATCCTCACTTTTGGAtttgagaattaattattgTCCCCTGCTGAAAGAACGGTGCACAAGGGATAAAGGACGAGAATGGTCTAAGATAGCTAACGTCTCTTACGTTATAATAGATAACAAAACCATCTACGATTTGGAGGAGGAGGAATAG
- the LOC123199894 gene encoding putative disease resistance RPP13-like protein 1 isoform X1, which translates to MVAELFLSAFLQVLFDRLAPTELPKFAVPEGFHSTLEEWKYTLKMIEALLDDAEKKQLTDGAVKLWLDDLKDLAYDVDDILDEFATDALSHKLVAEDQAGTSSVPSWLSAGFNQIITLSRSIMPNDRMESKIKDITCRMERLFELRTKLGLENIAGRSSSTGQQRGPPTTSLPTESAVYGRDEDKTKIIEMMSTAESSGANFLVIPIVGMGGLGKTTLARLVYNDEAMKDFKFDKKAWVCVSDDSDILRISKAILEDITRSPCDLTDLNPVQLQLKKAIAGERFLLVLDDVWNSDDDFWENLKSPFMAGAIGSKIIVTTRDENVASTAAPGGGYYKLKVLSDHGCWSVFKEHAFRGRVSGEVPNLELIRQKVVEKCQGLPLAARTLGGLLRSQRYDDSWIDTLNSKIWDLHDGNKILPVLRLSYHHLPAHLKRCFAYCSILPKGYEFAEKELVFLWMAEGLIKESKNHTQLEDLGCEYFRDLVARSIFLQSSAHDSKFIMHDLVNDLAEWASGEASFRMEDGLVANEQTKNFVRVRHYSYSSIRYDGRKKFVDFNEFKQLRTFLRVFLHDRFFYSHYIPNLVLPDLLLRLQKLRVLSLKRYYIEKIPDSIGKLKHLRYLDLSYTRIKTLPKSTSSLFNLQSLILEGCSCLMKLSDMRHLINLRHLNVRDANKIKTLPESTSSLFNLQSLILEGCSCLMKLPDMRHLINVRHLNVRYVNKIKEMPLGIKKLKCLRTLSNFIVGENTGSCLKDLKDLKFLTGRLCISGLVNVTNSQDIREPILSDKEGIEVLSLEWGYDVDGSRDETGEERVLNMLRPHANIKEFTVKGYCGMNFPSWMGDSSFSNMIVLRLEGCVNCTSLPSLGELSSLKDLTIKGMTKIVSIGFGFYGESNSKAFQSLETLCFEDLPEWNHWEPLKESEQAGIYPCLLRKLSIVKCPKLTGILPENLPSLEELEIRECPQLLVNSSRHHPTHGYLQKDADKEAMGSNLVGCNSLASVTPEKNSEFGNWIKKGCQKVERLSIMGCEKLICLWVNEISLEKPPQGLHCFISLKRLCIEDCPTLVSFPELSVFPNLSSLVIRECYMLTSLPEGMKHGNTGLKSLWIEECDSLTFIVKGQLPPSLESLTVSNCEKLQILFDDTEDISLPSSSMMQNAFLSNTRTSALVCLDIADCPSLTALSSRGQLPVSLRSLYIDHCLKLASIAERFDNNMSLCCIYVLNCKNLSSLPRGLYNLNCLQRLEVTDCPNLVCFPEGGLPNTNLSIFFSGCEKLKELPEGFHNLSCLEDFFVDGCPSIKSFPVEGFPGNLRSLSVLGNPEIYKSLKEWGLHKLTCLTSLNICGCPGVVSFPEDEMGMMLPTSLIVLVVEEFPNLKYLSSRGFQDLTSLRTLVINNCPQLSSFPEGLTSSLLDLRINYCPLLKERCTRDKGREWSKIANVSYVIIDNKTIYDLEEEE; encoded by the coding sequence ATGGTGGCGGAGCTCTTTCTTTCTGCGTTTCTTCAGGTGCTGTTTGACAGGCTGGCGCCCACGGAGTTGCCGAAATTTGCCGTTCCGGAGGGGTTTCATTCAACGCTCGAGGAATGGAAATATACGTTGAAGATGATCGAAGCATTACTCGATGATGCCGAGAAGAAGCAACTGACGGACGGGGCTGTGAAATTGTGGCTGGACGATCTGAAAGACTTGGCTTATGATGTGGATGACATACTAGATGAGTTTGCAACTGATGCTTTAAGCCACAAGTTAGTGGCTGAAGATCAGGCTGGCACTAGTTCGGTTCCGAGCTGGCTTTCTGCTGGCTTCAACCAAATCATTACTTTGAGCCGAAGTATTATGCCGAATGATAGAATGGAGTCAAAGATAAAAGATATCACTTGCCGGATGGAACGACTCTTTGAACTAAGAACTAAACTTGGATTGGAGAATATTGCTGGACGGTCGTCCTCTACTGGACAACAACGAGGTCCACCAACTACAAGTTTGCCAACTGAATCTGCTGTTTACGGCAGAGATGAAGATAAAACCAAAATAATCGAAATGATGTCAACTGCTGAATCAAGTGGAGCCAACTTCCTTGTTATTCCCATTGTTGGCATGGGAGGCCTTGGCAAAACAACCCTTGCCCGGCTTGTGTATAATGACGAGGCAATGAAAGATTTCAAGTTTGACAAAAAAGCATGGGTTTGTGTCTCTGACGATTCCGATATTTTGAGAATCTCAAAAGCAATTCTCGAGGACATAACTCGCTCACCTTGTGATTTGACGGATCTAAATCCAGTGCAGCTTCAACTAAAAAAGGCAATTGCTGGTGAAAGGTTCTTGCTGGTTTTGGATGATGTCTGGAACAGTGATGATGACTTCTGGGAAAATTTGAAATCTCCCTTTATGGCTGGAGCAATTGGAAGTAAGATCATTGTGACCACACGCGATGAAAACGTTGCATCAACAGCAGCCCCCGGTGGTGGCTATTACAAGTTAAAAGTTCTATCAGACCATGGTTGCTGGTCCGTTTTCAAGGAGCATGCATTTCGAGGAAGAGTTAGTGGTGAAGTTCCAAATTTAGAGCTGATTCGTCAGAAAGTAGTTGAAAAGTGCCAAGGTTTGCCGTTGGCAGCAAGGACTCTTGGTGGCCTTCTACGCTCACAGAGGTATGATGATAGTTGGATTGATACACTGAACAGCAAAATTTGGGATTTACATGATGGAAATAAGATACTACCTGTTTTGAGGCTAAGCTATCACCACCTTCCTGCACATCTCAAGAGATGTTTTGCTTATTGTTCAATTCTACCGAAAGGTTATGAATTTGCAGAAAAAGAACTTGTCTTTTTATGGATGGCGGAAGGTCTTATTAAAGAATCAAAAAATCACACACAATTGGAAGATTTGGGTTGTGAGTATTTTCGTGATCTTGTTGCAAGGTCAATTTTTCTACAGTCAAGTGCTCATGATTCTAAATTTATAATGCATGACCTTGTCAACGATTTGGCGGAATGGGCGTCTGGAGAAGCAAGTTTTAGGATGGAAGATGGACTGGTTGCAAACGagcaaacaaaaaattttgtaaggGTACGCCATTATTCTTATAGTTCTATTCGATATGATGGTAGAAAGAAATTTGTGGATTTCAATGAGTTCAAGCAGTTGAGAACTTTTCTCCGTGTATTCTTACATGATCGTTTTTTCTACTCTCATTATATACCAAATCTGGTACTCCCTGATCTGTTGTTAAGGTTACAAAAATTGAGGGTGTTGTCTTTAAAAAGGTATTATATCGAGAAGATTCCTGATTCAATTGGAAAATTGAAACACTTGAGATACCTTGATCTTTCTTACACTAGGATAAAAACTTTGCCCAAATCAACAAGTTCTCTATTCAACTTGCAAAGTTTGATCTTAGAAGGATGTTCTTGCCTCATGAAGTTGTCTGACATGAGACACTTGATCAATCTACGTCACCTTAACGTTAGAGATGcaaataagataaaaacttTGCCCGAATCAACAAGTTCTCTATTCAACTTGCAAAGTTTGATCTTAGAAGGATGTTCTTGCCTCATGAAGTTACCTGACATGAGACACTTGATCAATGTACGTCATCTTAACGTTAGATATGTGAATAAGATAAAAGAGATGCCATTgggaataaaaaaattgaaatgtttaCGGACTTTGTCTAATTTTATTGTGGGTGAGAATACTGGATCTTGCTTAAAAGATTTGAAAGATTTAAAGTTTCTTACTGGGAGACTTTGCATTTCAGGATTAGTGAATGTAACTAATTCTCAAGACATCAGAGAACCCATATTAAGTGATAAAGAAGGTATAGAAGTACTGTCTTTAGAATGGGGGTATGATGTTGACGGCTCAAGAGATGAGACTGGAGAGGAAAGGGTACTTAACATGCTTCGACCACATGCAAATATAAAAGAGTTCACTGTTAAAGGCTACTGCGGTATGAATTTTCCATCTTGGATGGGAGATTCATCTTTTTCCAATATGATTGTTTTACGATTGGAGGGCTGTGTAAACTGTACATCTTTACCTTCTCTCGGAGAATTAAGCTCACTCAAAGATCTCACTATCAAAGGGATGACAAAAATAGTAAGTATTGGTTTTGGGTTTTATGGAGAGAGCAACTCAAAGGCTTTTCAGTCACTAGAGACTCTTTGTTTTGAAGATTTGCCAGAATGGAACCATTGGGAGCCATTGAAAGAAAGTGAGCAAGCTGGAATTTACCCGTGCCTCCTCCGCAAGCTTTCAATCGTCAAATGCCCCAAACTCACAGGAATATTACCTGAGAATCTTCCTTCCTTGGAGGAACTTGAAATTCGTGAATGCCCTCAATTGTTAGTGAATTCAAGCAGACATCATCCCACTCATGGCTACTTACAAAAGGATGCAGACAAAGAGGCAATGGGAAGTAATCTGGTTGGCTGCAATTCACTGGCCTCTGTGACTCCAGAAAAAAATTCGGAGTTCGGTAATTGGATAAAGAAAGGGTGTCAGAAAGTGGAACGACTAAGTATCATGGGTTGTGAGAAACTCATATGTTTGTGGGTGAATGAGATTTCTCTAGAGAAGCCTCCACAAGGGTTGCATTGCTTCATCTCCCTCAAAAGACTCTGTATTGAGGATTGCCCGACTCTTGTTTCATTTCCAGAGCTCAGTGTCTTTCCCAATCTAAGTTCACTTGTGATTAGAGAATGCTATATGCTAACTTCCTTACCAGAAGGAATGAAGCATGGCAATACTGGTCTTAAAAGTTTGTGGATCGAAGAATGTGATTCTCTGACATTCATTGTAAAGGGTCAGCTGCCTCCATCTCTGGAAAGTCTCACAGTATCAAATTGTGAGAAGTTGCAGATTTTGTTTGATGATACAGAGGATATTTCTCTTCCTTCATCTTCAATGATGCAAAATGCGTTCCTTAGCAACACCAGGACATCTGCACTTGTTTGCTTGGATATTGCCGACTGTCCATCTCTCACGGCTTTATCCTCAAGAGGACAGTTACCAGTTTCACTCAGATCTCTTTATATTGATCATTGCTTAAAGCTAGCATCAATAGCTGAGAGATTTGACAACAACATGTCTCTCTGTTGTATATACGTCTTGAATTGTAAAAATCTTAGTTCCTTGCCTCGGGGTCTATACAATCTTAACTGTCTTCAACGATTAGAAGTTACCGACTGTCCAAACCTTGTTTGCTTCCCTGAAGGCGGGCTTCCCAACACcaatttgagtatttttttCTCAGGATGTGAGAAACTTAAAGAGCTTCCTGAAGGCTTTCACAATCTCAGCTGTCTCGAAGATTTCTTTGTAGACGGATGTCCAAGTATCAAATCATTTCCAGTAGAAGGTTTTCCTGGCAACCTAAGATCACTTTCTGTTCTTGGTAATCCTGAAATCTATAAGAGTTTGAAGGAGTGGGGATTGCACAAGCTTACCTGCCTTACAAGTCTGAATATATGTGGATGTCCAGGTGTTGTATCTTTTCCAGAAGATGAGATGGGAATGATGCTGCCAACCTCTTTAATTGTCCTAGTCGTTGAAGAATTTCCAAACTTGAAATACTTATCTTCTAGGGGTTTTCAAGACCTAACTTCTCTTAGAACTTTGGTTATCAATAATTGCCCACAGCTTTCATCCTTTCCAGAGGGCCTGACATCCTCACTTTTGGAtttgagaattaattattgTCCCCTGCTGAAAGAACGGTGCACAAGGGATAAAGGACGAGAATGGTCTAAGATAGCTAACGTCTCTTACGTTATAATAGATAACAAAACCATCTACGATTTGGAGGAGGAGGAATAG